The sequence CCGACGACTCCGCGTCGGCGTGAACCCGACACGGTTTTGGCGATCACGGGCGACCGTTACGTCATGACAGAGGGCGGAATCGTCGGGGAGTTCCTCGGGTTGAAGGAGGGGACCGACGCCGATCTGTTGACGATGCAGTGTGGGGATTTTTATGAGTTCTTCGCCGACGACGCCGAGTTAGTGGCGGAGGAACTCGACCTGCGAGTCTCGGAGAAGTCCTCCCACGGCTCGTCGTACCCGATGGCGGGCGTGCCCCTCTCGGAGCTCACGCCGTATCTCAAGGCGCTGGTCGAGCGGGGCTACCGGGTCGCGGTCGCAGAACAGTACGACACCGACGACGGGGGCCACGCCCGCGAGATCGTCCGGGTGGCGACGCCGGGTACGCTCATCGAGACGAGCGACGAGGACGCTCGATACCTCGCGGGGATCGTCCGCGTCGCCGATGACTGCTACGGACTCGCGTTCGCGGAGGTGACGACCGGACGATTCCTCGTCACTCGGGTCGAGGGCGAGGACGCCGCGGCGCGTGCGATCACCGAATGCTACCGCTACGACCCCGTCGAGATCCTGCCAGGACCAGATCTTAGAGAGGACGAGGACTTTCTCAACTCGCTTTCTCAACGGACCGACGCCGAGGTGACCCGCCACGAGGAGAACGCCTTTGCGCCCGGCGCGGCGACCCACACTACCAGGGAGCAGTTCGGCCGCGAGACGCTGGCGAGCCTGGATCTGGAGCCCGAGGGCCCGGAGGTCCGCGCGGCGGGCGCGGTGCTCTCGTACGTCGCGGAGACGGGATTGGGAGTGCTTCCCTCGATGACGCGGCTGCAGCCCTACGGCGCCGACGACTTCGCCTCGTGTGACGTCACGACCCAGCGCAACCTCGAGATCACTGAAACGATGACCGGCGCGGGCCGGTCACTGTTCGAGACGGTCGACCACACCGTCACGAGCGCGGGCGGGCGGCTGCTGAAGGAGTGGCTCGGGCGCCCCCGGCGGTCGCTCCGCGAGCTCCATCGCCGCCAGGAGTCCGTGGCGGCGCTCGCAGAGCGCGCGCTGGCCCGCGAGGACCTCCGGGAGCTGCTCGGGGAGGCCTCCGACCTCGAACGGCTCGCGGGCCGGGCGACCCACGGCAGCGCCGACGCACACGCCCTGCTGCGGGCGCGCGACACCCTCGCCCTCCTGCCCGCCCTCGCCGACCTGATAGCGGACGACGACCGGCTCGCGGACTCACCGGTATCGAAGGTCGTCGAGCGACCGGACCGCGAGGCCGCGGCGGAGCTCCGCGAAGCGCTCAGTGAGGCGTTGGCCGAAGAGCCGCCGAAAACACTCAAAGAGGGCGGGCTGATCGACCGGGGCTACGACGCCGATCTCGACGAGCTGGTCGGGCGCCACGAGGCGGCACTGGAGTGGATCGACACCCTCGGCGAGCGGGAGAAGGAGGCTCATGGAATCACTCACCTGCAGGTCGACCGCAACAAAACCGATGGATATTACATCCAGGTCGGCAAGAGCGAGGCCGAGACGGTTCCCGAGAGCTACCGGCAGGTGAAGACGCTGAAGAACTCGGTGCGCTTCACCACCG is a genomic window of Halalkalicoccus subterraneus containing:
- the mutS gene encoding DNA mismatch repair protein MutS, whose product is MTEGGIVGEFLGLKEGTDADLLTMQCGDFYEFFADDAELVAEELDLRVSEKSSHGSSYPMAGVPLSELTPYLKALVERGYRVAVAEQYDTDDGGHAREIVRVATPGTLIETSDEDARYLAGIVRVADDCYGLAFAEVTTGRFLVTRVEGEDAAARAITECYRYDPVEILPGPDLREDEDFLNSLSQRTDAEVTRHEENAFAPGAATHTTREQFGRETLASLDLEPEGPEVRAAGAVLSYVAETGLGVLPSMTRLQPYGADDFASCDVTTQRNLEITETMTGAGRSLFETVDHTVTSAGGRLLKEWLGRPRRSLRELHRRQESVAALAERALAREDLRELLGEASDLERLAGRATHGSADAHALLRARDTLALLPALADLIADDDRLADSPVSKVVERPDREAAAELREALSEALAEEPPKTLKEGGLIDRGYDADLDELVGRHEAALEWIDTLGEREKEAHGITHLQVDRNKTDGYYIQVGKSEAETVPESYRQVKTLKNSVRFTTDALEEREREVLRLEEQRGELEYELFCELRERVAERADLLQDVGRTIAELDTLASLATHAVENRWVRPELEDSRALDIEAGRHPVVERTTEFVPNDLSLTDDREFLIVTGPNMSGKSTYMRQVALIVLLAQVGSFVPAEYARIGLVDGIYTRVGALDELAQGRSTFMVEMQELSNILHSATEDSLVILDEVGRGTATYDGISIAWATTEYLHNETRAKTLFATHYHELTALADHLPRVENVHVAVDDEGDDVTFLRTIREGPTDRSYGVHVAGLAGVPGPVVSRSDEVLERLRAEKAIEAKGGGSESSGGSGTQQVVFDVGSGQFATASTDGGDSGNSGDDADEPLDPEAEAVLAELSGTELANVSPVELIGKVQEWQSRVRE